One genomic segment of Candidatus Effluviviaceae Genus I sp. includes these proteins:
- a CDS encoding sulfurtransferase TusA family protein — protein sequence MGNHTPDIAATLDMVGYFCPEPVIRVNEEIERVAVGEVLELLADDPSSESDVRSWAKRAGHELVSVENDGSVFRFLIRRKA from the coding sequence ATGGGCAACCACACACCCGACATCGCGGCCACCCTGGACATGGTGGGGTACTTCTGCCCCGAGCCTGTCATCCGGGTGAACGAGGAGATCGAGCGCGTCGCGGTCGGCGAGGTGCTCGAGCTCCTGGCTGACGACCCGTCCTCCGAGTCCGATGTCCGGAGCTGGGCGAAGCGCGCCGGGCACGAGCTCGTCTCGGTCGAGAACGACGGGAGCGTGTTCCGGTTCCTCATCAGAAGGAAGGCATAG